Proteins from a genomic interval of Syngnathus acus chromosome 4, fSynAcu1.2, whole genome shotgun sequence:
- the commd2 gene encoding COMM domain-containing protein 2 yields MLLVLSEEHKEHLNFLNKVDMAVVGEFGRITLEFLRRGISPKVYDGAARKLSVPPEVVRRGVEGLLYLMTQSSKHMLSEVDFVDSLLSLEFGDELNCSLLQMYQQHRSEIRSILSLAPSTLPAYHNLEWRLNVQLASRSLRQHVVPTLVTRLHLTHGGSSGTEQRGLVLHVDLATLLHLISILEEALASSKSTHARRILRNIK; encoded by the exons ATGCTGCTGGTTTTGTCCGAAGAACATAAAGAACACCTTAACTTCCTCAACAAAGTGGACATGGCAG TGGTCGGAGAGTTTGGGCGCATCACACTTGAGTTCCTCAGAAGAGGAATAAGCCCCAAAGTCTACGACGGAGCTGCCA GGAAGCTGTCGGTGCCCCCGGAAGTGGTGCGACGCGGAGTAGAGGGACTGCTCTACCTCATGACTCAGAGCTCCAAACACATG tTGTCCGAGGTGGACTTTGTAGACTCGCTGCTGTCGTTAGAGTTTGGTGATGAGCTCAACTGCAGCCTCCTACAg ATGTACCAGCAGCATCGCAGCGAGATCCGCAGCATCTTGAGTCTGGCGCCCTCCACCTTGCCTGCTTACCACAACCTGGAATGGAGACTCAATGTACAG CTGGCCAGTCGCTCCCTCCGTCAGCATGTGGTGCCCACCTTGGTCACCAGGCTGCACCTGACGCACGGGGGCAGTTCTGGCACGGAGCAGAGAGGCCTGGTTCTCCACGTGGACCTGGCCACCCTCCTGCACCTCATCTCCATTTTGGAGGAAGCGCTGGCCTCCTCAAAGAGCACGCACGCGCGCCGCATCTTGCGAAACATCAAATAA